A genomic segment from Nodularia sphaerocarpa UHCC 0038 encodes:
- a CDS encoding nicotinate phosphoribosyltransferase, whose amino-acid sequence MAISKIFDSIMQYISEAVMRIFSPTDDAYPMIGVQPFTGEPYKGSTANGW is encoded by the coding sequence ATGGCTATTTCAAAAATATTTGATAGCATAATGCAGTATATTTCAGAAGCTGTAATGCGAATTTTTAGCCCTACTGATGATGCTTATCCGATGATTGGTGTGCAGCCATTTACAGGCGAACCTTATAAAGGAAGCACAGCCAACGGTTGGTAG